The DNA region TCCCGTCTCGGGTGCTGGGGTTTCCGGTGGGCCGGTCTCGGGTGGGCCCGTCTCCGGTGGGTCGGTGTACGGAACGCCGGTGTCCGGCGGCGCGGGTGGTGGCGCGCGGGAGCTTGCGTGGGCGCCGGGTGCGGTGTCGGGTGGCGCGTCGGGCGGTCAGCCGCCCACGTTCCGGCCGCCGTCCCCGTCCTCGTCGCCGCCTGCCGGGCAGCGCTGGAGACGAGCGCTCGGCGTGCTGACGATCATCGTCCTGGCGCTGGGTGCGGGCGTCATCGCCAACCTCGTCGTCACCCAGGAGCGGACCGAGAGGGCCAACCGCGCCGGTTCGACGGTCGACGGCGTGTCGCTCGACGACGAGCCCTCCACGCAGCCGACGCCCGGCCCGGCGACGGCGACCAGCAACGGTGCGAAGCCCGTGCCGAGCGACGATGCGCCCCGCCCGACCCCGACGACGTCCGGCCCCACCACGTCCAGCGCACCGCCGCCCGAAGGCAAGGTCACCGACGCTTCAGTCGCGGCCCCGGCCGAACTCAAGCCCAAGGACTGCACGGCGCCGCTCGAAGTGTCGGTCACGGTGACGATCGCCGTGTCGAACCCGGCTCGGGTCGCGTGGACGGTCGGTCAGGTCGGCGGAGACAGCCTGACCGGCGCCGGTGCCACGAAGGCATCGCCGGACACGATCACCAAGACCTATCCGTTCGTCCAGGCCAAGCCCGCGACCGGCACCTTGACGTTCACGCTCTCGGTCACCACCCCGAACGGCGTCAAGGCTGCTCCGGCCGAGGTCCAGGTGACCTGCCCACCGGTGGAGACGAGCGTGCCGCCGGACCCGACCAACCCCTGATTCAGGCCGCTGCGGTGAGGTGGGCGTCCACGAGGGAGCGGATCTCCCGCTCGAGGACGTCCGGCGCCTCGACCGGCGTCATGTGACCGACGCCCTCGATCTCTACCAGCCGTGCCTGCGGCAGGTCCTCGGCGAGGCGCCGTCCGTGCCGAGCCGGGGTGAGCCGGTCGAGCGTGCCGGTGACGACGGTGGCAGGCACGTCGAGGTGCGGCACCGCGGTCCGCAGGTCGAGCGACGCCAGCGTGGCCCCGAACCCGCCCCGGACGTGGCGCGGGGTCTCCATGACGACGTGGGCGCAGAACGCGACCTGCTCCGGCGTCGCGCTCGGCGCCAGCCCGATGTATCGCATCAACGCCATCGAAGCCGCCGTGGGACGCCGTCCCAGCGGCAGCGAGGAGGCGAGCAGTTTGCGTCCGACCGGGGCGGTGAGGCGGCGTAAGCCGTCCGGGCCCGGCTGGAGCAGCGAGCCGGTGACCAGGTCGGTGACGCCGGTGTTCGCCAGCATCGCTGCGGCCACCTTCCGGTGCAGCAGCCCGCGGTGCTTTGCGGCCAGTGCCACGATGCTCATCGCGCCCATGCTGTGCCCGACGACGACCGCCTTCCGGCCGTCCGGGACGGTGGCCTCGAGCACCGCTGCGAGGTCGTCGGCGAGCGCGTCGGTGGTGAACTGCCCCTTGCCCGGCACGGCGCTGCCACCGTGGCCGCGCAGGTCGTAGGCGACGACGTGCAGGTCGCGGGAGAGCGCACGGATCTGGTTGGTGTAGAAACCGATCGCGCACGTCCAGCCGTGGGCGAGCACGACGGTCGGCGCGTCGGTGGGGCCGTACTCGGCGACGTGGATCGCGGTGCCGTCGGTGGAGCGGACGGTTCGTTCTGCCCGCGGCGACACCGGCGCCATCGCGTCCAGGCGAGGATCGGTGAGCGCTTCGGCGTCCACCTGCGCTTGACGGCGGACGTAGTACGCCGCGCCCGCCACCGCCGCTGCACCCACCAGGACCGCCGTCCGCTTTGCTCGCACGTCCCTACTCCCCTCGCCGGCCGACGGGCCGAATCCTACTCGCGAGTAAGGTCGTGCCGCCGGGAAACAGCAAGGACCCCATCGGCAAAGCCGGTGGGGTCCTTTTGGAGGAGTGAACTCAGGCCGCCGTGGCGGTGATGCTCGGTGCGGTGCGCGCGACCCAGCTGTAGACCGAGAAAAGCTCGATCGGGGTGGGGGCGGCGCCGCTCGACGGCTCCACGTAGAGGTAGTCGTCGGCGACGCGATAGGTCACGTCATCGAAGGAAGCATCCGACCCGTCGGAGTAGTAAACGGTGAGATGTGAAGGGGACATCGTCGAACACCTCGCTCCCAGTACGGCGATGAACTCGTGCAGTATTCATGCCGTTTACGGACGATCCTCAAACACGAATCCTTGTCCGTTCCTACGATTCGTCGACCGGATCGGTTCAGGCCCTCCGAAGTGGACTCAGATCCACCCGAGACGGCGGGCCGTCGCGACGGCCTCGTGCCGGTTCGTCGCACCGAGCTTGCCCGCGGCGGACGAGAGATAGTTCCGGACCGTGCCCGGTGAGAGCGAGGCGCGCTGCGCGATCTCCTCGACCGGAGCCCCGCCCGCGGCGAGTTCCAGGACGTCGGCCTCCCGCGGGGTGAGCGGGCTGTCGCCCGCGGTGATCGCGTCGGCGGCGAGCTCCGGATCGACGTAACGGCCACCGCCGTGCACGGAGCGGATCACGGTCGCCAGTACCGGGCCGGACGTCGTCTTGGGGAGGAAGCCGCGGACGCCGACCTCCAGCGCGCGCTTCAGGTAACCGGGCCGGCCGTGGCTGGTAAGGATGACCGTGCGGCAGGTGGGGAGGTCGCGCTGGAGTGCGGTGGCCACTGCGATCCCGTCCAGGACCGGCATCTGAAGGTCGAGAACGGCGACGTCCGGCTGGTGCAGCATCGCCATCGCGACCGCTTCCGGACCGGTCGCCGCCTGCGCTGCCACCTCGAGTTCCTCGTCCAGATCGAGCAGCGTCGCCAACGCCGTCCGCACCAGGTGCTCGTCGTCGGCGAGCAGCACACGAATCATCGTTCGCCTCCCAGCGGTACCTCGGCGACCAGCGTGAAGCTATCCGGCGGCAGGCTGCGGACGCGAAGTGAGCCACCCCGGGCGGCCAGCCGCTCACGCAGTCCCGCCAGCCCGTTGCCGTCGGTGCTCTCGGCGGCGCGGGCGCCGTCGTTCGTCACGGTGAGCACCGCCCGCCGGGCGTCGGCGCGCAGGACGACGTCGCACCGGGTGGCCTCGCTGTGCCGCAAGACGTTGGTCGCGGCTTCCCGCACCACCCACGCCAGCGCCTCCTGGGCCGCGCGGTCCAGCGGGACGCCGTCCGAGGTCGGTTCACACTCGACGCCTGCCGCCCGCAGCAACGAAGCGGAGCCCGCCAGCTCGGTCGCGAGGTCCGCGCGCCGGTACCCGGACACGACCTCCCGGACCTCGCGCAACGCCCCGTGCGCGAGTTGGCGCACCTCACCGGCCTGGTCGACGACGCTGGGCAGCCCGCGCCGGGCGAGTTCGGCGACCAGTTCGCTCTTCACCGCGATCGCCGAGAGCTGGCTGCCCAGGACGTCGTGCAGGTCACGGGAGAAGCGCAGCCGCTCCTCCGCCACCGCGAGCGCCGCCCGGGTCTGCTGCGCTTCGGCCAGATCGCCGATGACCCGGAGGATCCAGATCGATAGCTGGTAGCCCAAGCCGAGCGTGATCGCCATCAGCGCGGTCGTCGTGCCGAGCTTGACGGTGTCCGAGGAATCCAGCCCCCGCCCGATCCCCACCAGGCCGACCAGCGTCCCGGCGAGCCCCCCGAGCAAGCCCACCAGGCTGCTGCGGATCACCGGGCTGGCTGCGGCGATCAGGAGCACGGCCAGCGCGCCGATGGTGGGAACCGCCGGATCGACCTCGGGACGGCCGCTCGGGCCCGGCGCGACCGGCGGCAGCAGGGCGGGGACGAGCAGCGCCAGCAGGCCCAGCGCGACCGTGAACGCGGTCGCCGCTCCCAGCAGCCGTCGCGGTATGCCGGTCTCCCGCACCGAGGCGGTGATCGTGGTGTGCAGGGTGGTCAGGCAGAGCCCGGTGTGCAGCAGCGTCAGCGCGATGCCGACGCTCGTCGCCCAGGTACGCGGGCCGTCGAGATAGAGCGTCAGGACGAGTAACTCGCTCGCCTGGATGACGTAGAGCGTCCCTCGCGTGTAGTAGTCGACGCGGGAGACGCTGTCCCGGCCCGCCCACACGCGGCGCCACCAGCGCTCCGGCGTTGCCCACACGCTGGCAGTCTCCCATCCGGCTCTTGTTGCCGTCCTGGTGAGCGGCCCGGTCATGCCCGTGCCTGCCAGCGGAACCAACGCCGTGCCGCGAGGATCCCGACGGCCGCCCACGCGAGCCCGACGGCGAGCGGCAGCGGGAGCGCCTCCAGCACCCCGGTCTCCGCCTCGCCCGGGATCGTCCCCAGCCAGCCGAGCTGGGTCAGTTCGACCATCGGCGTCATCGGCATCACCCGCATGAGCAGCTCGGGCAGGAAATCCGGCCGGCCGAAGACACCGGACGCGATCGCGCAGACCGCGATCAGCGGCAACGACGTCACCTGGGCGGCCTCCACGTTGCGGGTGATCAGCGTGGTCAGCAACGCCAGCCCGACGAACGTCAGGCAGCCGAGCAGCACCGCGCCGAGGAGCACGACCGGCTGCGCGGGCACCGGCAGATCGAGCGCGGCGAGCCCGGCGAGCACCAGGATCGCGACCTGCCCGAGCGCGATGACGACGGTCGGGATCGCGGTGCCGGTGAGGATCTCCCCGTCCCGGCACTCGCCGGCGCGGAGCCGGACCAGCACCCGCTCCTCCCGCCGAGCGACGTAGGCGCAGAGCAGGTTGAAGTAGACGACGATCAGCAGCGTCATCGCGATGAACGACCCGATCAGCATCGCCTGCGCGTCGGGATCCGTCGCCTCGTTCTGACTCGCCACCAGCAGCCCGATCAGTCCGACCGGGAACAGCACCGCGTTGAACAGCATCACCTTGTTGCGTCGCAGGAGGACCATCTCCGCCCGCGCGAGCGCGCTCAACCGCTGGATCATCACACCGTCACCTCGTCTCGAATCTCGCTCTGTAGCCGGCCGTTCCGCTCTGCGCTCAGCGCGAGGAACGCGGTCTCCAACGTGGCGGGCGTCGCCGCCAGGTGCGCCAACTCGATCTGCGACGCGGCGGCCCAGGCCAGCAGCGCGGTGAGGCTGCCCTGCAGCGAGCGGGTGAGAATCGTGACTCGATCGCCCTCGACGGTCACCGTCTCGTTGCCCACGAGCGTGGGCGGCCGTAAACCGTGGTACCGGATCTGCGCCGGGTGGGCCGCGACGACGTCGTCCACGGTCCCGGCCGCGACCACCAGGCCTTCGTGCAGGATCACCAGCCGGTCGGCGAGACGCTCGGCTTCCTCCAGGTAGTGGGTCGTCAGCAGCATCGAGGTGCCCTCGGCCAGCAACGTCGCGAGGAGCGACCAGGTGGCCCGCCGGCTCTCCGGGTCCAGACCGGTGGTCGGCTCGTCGAGGAACAACACCTTGGGACGCCCGAGGACCGCCAGAGCGAGGTCGAGCCGACGCTGCTCGCCGCCGGACAGCTGCTTGACCGCGGTGCCCGACTTCTCGGTGAGCCGGACCAGCTCGATCGCCTCGTCGACCGGACGCGGAGCGGTGCACGTACCGGCCCACAGCTGCAGCGACTCGGCCACCGTGAGGTCACCGGGCATGCCGCTGGACTGCAGCATGATGCCGACGTCCGGCCGGACGGTGGTGCGGTCGCGGATCGGATCGCGGCCGAGCACCCGGACGCTGCCGCCGCTCGGTCGCGCCAGCCCTTCGATCACTTCCATCGTCGACGTCTTGCCTGCGCCGTTCGTCCCCAGTAGCGCGACCAGCTCACCGCGCCGGACGGTGAACGAGACGCCACGTACCGCCTCGAACCCGCCGTGGTAGCGGCGGCGCAGGTCCGAGACCTCGACAGCTGCGGTATCGGGTGATGTCGTCATGGCTTCACCCTGGAGCCGGTACTAGGCGGGTTGCAGTGTGCGATGTCAGCACTCGCAGGGGCATCCGCACGGGTCGGGGATGACATCTGTCATCAGGGCAGGTGCGACTTGGCGGAGGTGCCGTCGATCGGACAGGGGCGCATGACAGACTTGCGCCTGGTCGCCACGCGCGGCCGAGGAGGGCTCGCCTAGTGGCCGATGGCGGCAGTCTTGAAAACTGCTACACCGGGGAACCGGTGTCGTGGGTTCGAATCCCACGCCCTCCGCCCCACCCCGCTCCGGGCTAGCCGGGGCTCCGGGCCGTCGGGTGACGGGTTCTCGGGCCGTAACGGGCGCTTAGAGGCCGCTTTCGCGTGCTTCGGCGTCGAGCTGTAGCCCGGCTCCTTACGTCCCCTTCGACGTGACGGCGTCGACGAGGCGGTGCATCCCGGAGGACGGGTTGTCGTTTGGGAACGAGACGTCGTTCTGTCGATGCCGCTCCTCAACCAACTTGGCCCGCCGGCTCGCGTCGTGTTTGTGGGGCATGTAGTGGACGCTCGACACTCCCTTGTTGTCCTGGCCGTCGCAGGCTCGGCGCAAGCGACTGGCGCCGGCGGTGTCGATGAACGACGTGTGGTCACGGAAGTGCCACACCAGCCAAATCTCGAAGCACGGGTTCGAGATGGCCAGGCTGATTCCCGCGCGCTGAGCCGTCTCGACTGCGCGAATCAGGCCTGGATGGTGCTGCGGCCATTCCACGTCGAAAACGCACCAGAACTCGTCCACTTCGCCCTGCTCACGCGTGTTCCGGTCCTTCGCCTCGATGGCCAGCTGAACCAGGGCTAACGGTGTGGAACTCTTGACAGAGGACTGGATTCGCAGGTCGACTGCGGCAGCATCCCGCACCTCGGGATCCCGCTTGAGCTCCTCCAAGTACTCCGGCTCGGTACGGCGCCCTTCGCAGTAGATGACGAAGGTCTTGCGCGGCCGACGAAAGCCGGTTCGCCGCTTCAGCGAGCTGGACGGCCGCCGCGACCTCGTAGTCATCCGGGATCCTGCGGTTGGACACCGAGATAGGCCTTGAGCGCCTGCTGGTCCAGTTCCGGAACGGCTCCGAAACGCCCCTGCAGATAGGCCTTTTCGAGATTTAGTGAGCGCCGAACCTTGTCGCCGCCGAAATCGGAGAGGGGAGTCAAGGAGGTTGCGCCGCGAATCCCTTTATCGGTCAGCCATACCTCATCACGATTCAAATGGTTCAGTAAACTCGTGTCGTGGCTAGTGAACACGAGTTGGGCGCCCGAAGGGTTCGTCCTGGGGTCTTGGAAGAGTTCGAGGAGCTTCGCTGAGAGACGCGGATGGAGGCTCGCGTCGATCTCGTCGAAGAGCATCGTGCGCCCGGCTTTGAGCGCACGTAGCACCGGCCCGATTAGTCTGAACCACGTCCGTGTGCCCTCGGATTCGTCGTAGAGGTTGAACGCGATTTTCTGGTCTTCCACCCGGTGAACCAGTCGAATCTGTCGACGAATCGGGGCATCGACGGCGTCGTCGACGGCCTCTTCCACCACTTCGACGTCATCGATTCCCAGATCCGCGAAGCGCAGCAGGCCGAGGCCTTGTGTGCGGCCGCGCTGGTCGGAACTCTCGACGAATAGGCGCTCGGTCTCAGATGCGCGGTACAACACTGGCGACGAGTACGCGTACCAATCAACAGTACGAGGCCTTCGGGGACGCGTGCCGAGAACAACGACGTTGGCAAGTTTGTGGCCGAACGGACTCACGTCAGGCTCGCGGAATCGCATTGCCGCCGAGAGTGCGAGCGTCGTCGGCGTCAGCAGTTCCCGGACGCCCGATAGCGCGGAGCCGAGGCCGCGCCGGAAGTGGATGTTCAAACCCTCTCGCTCGAACAGGAGACGCTGGCGTCGTTCCGGGTAGCTGTAGAGCGCTTCGGTGGTCACCTCTTTGTCGGTCAGTTCGAGCTGGTAGGCGTATCGGACTCCGTCGACCATCATTTCGGCTTCGAAGGTGGTGGGTAGTCCGGCCGCGCTGGAGAATTTGAACGGCTCGCGCGGAATTGTCTCGTCCCACGCTCGTAGGGAGCGTCCGACGGCGGCCGAGAGCCAGGCGAGCGCGTCGACGACGTTCGACTTTCCGGAAGCGTTCGGACCGTAGATTCCGGCTACCGTGAGCACGCTCTCGTTCAGCAGGTCGAACCGGCGGGCGGCTTCGCGATCGTCGTCGACGGCGACCATCGATAGCTCGACGGGCTCGTTGATCGAACGGTGGTTCGAGACCGCGAATCTCAGGAGCACTGCCGCCTCCATGCGTCGGACGTGCACTCTCGCGCCACTCTACGTCAAACTCCGACGGGATCAGGCGTCTGTATGCGCTTCGATGGGCCTGGGTGATAGCCTCGCCGGCAGCGTCGCGTGCCGGTAACGGTCAGCGTTAGGCATGGAGGCGCCGGATCCAAAGGAAGCTCGGACATGAGGACCGCTCCGACCACGCGGTGACCCGGGACCGCGCACAAGCCTGGGGCCGCCAACTCCACCTTGTGCACCAGGCCCTCCGCCTGCGAATGACCAGGCTCCGCGAGTCGATCACCGATGGTGAACCGCGCGAGAAACTCTCCACCGAACTCGGGCTGTTCTGCCTCGGGTTCTGTACCGCCCTCAACAGCCACCATCGCGCGGAGGACGGCGAACTGTTCCCCCGAATTCTGGCGGAACACCCCGGCCTCGCCCCGGTCGTCGCCAAGTTGAACGAGGACCACGTGTTGCTCGGGTACTTGCTCACCGACCTGGAACGAGCCGTGGCCACCGCGGACGCCGACGAGCTGCTCAGACACCTCGACGGAATCGAGGCGATCATGGACTCCCACTTCGGCTTCGAGGAACGGCAGATCACGGCCGTTCTCGATGCGATGACCACGACGGACGCGGACATCGTGCGCCTGCTCGGCGCCGATTAACTCAGTTGCCCGGTGCGCCCGCACCGGGCACTCTCAATGGCGCACCTCCCGGTGCGAAGACCACGGCTACTTCTTTGGTGAAAAGGCCCGCATCAGGGCCTGCGAGTTCGAATCTCGCGCTGCCGCGGTCATCTTTGATCTCGGGAGGCTCGAACTACACGGCGGTGCCCGTCCGGTGCGAAGTACAGGGTTACTTCCACTCGAAAAATGGGATGGTTATCGGTTCGAATCCGGTCGGCGCCTTCGGACGCTGTAGCTCAATTCGGTAGAGCATCACGTACCTTGTGCGATTTGATCTCGGCCGGGCTCCGCCGTGTAGTTTCGCCTTCCCTCCGACAAATGGAGGTCGAGCCATGTCCAAGTTCAACCGCAACACCGTGCGGCCCGCCGCCAACTCGCCGATTGTCGGCGAGACGGTCGCGTCGGGCGTCACCTACGAGGGTGGCCCGGGATTCGCGCGCGACGTCAAGTCGGAGCTCTTCCTGCTGGCCGTGACCAACATGGTCGGCGAGGACACGTTCTACGAGGCCGGCGCGAAGCGCGATGCCCGGTATGAGCGGCTCGTGCGCGCAGCGACCACCGCGGACCCGGACTGGACGGCCCGTTTCCTGCGGTGGCTGCGCGGCGATGCCAACATGCGCTCGGCGTCGCTGGTGGGCGCCGCCGCGTTCGCTGCGGAGCGGGTCCAGCGGCGGCAGCCGGGGATGACCCGCCAGGTTGTCGCCTCGGTGCTGCAGCGTGCCGACGAGCCGGGTGAGCTGCTGGCCTACTGGACATCCCGGTACGGCCGGTCGATCCCGAAGCCGGTGAAGCGAGGCATCGCCGATGCGGTGGTTCGCCTCTACGACGAGCGGTCGCTGCTCAAGTACGACGCGGACACGCGCGGCTTCCGGTTCGGTGACGTCCTCGAACTCGCTCACCCCTCGCCTCGGGCGTCCTGGCAAGGGGCGCTGTTCCGGTACGCGATCGACCGGCGCCACAACCGGCCGAACGCGATCCCGGACGAGCTGTCCGTGCTCCGTGCGCGGGCCGAGCTGACCGCACTGCCGGTCGACGAGCGGCGCGCGGCACTCGACCCCGAGCGGCTGCGCGCGGCCGGGATGACGTGGGAGTCGGTCGCCGGCTGGCTGCAGGGCCCGATGGATGCCGCGGCCTGGACGTCGCTGATCCCGACGATGGGTTACATGGCGCTCCTGCGTAACCTGCGGAACTTCGACGAGGCCGGCGTCCCGGACGAGGCCGCCGCTCAGGTCGCTGCGCGGCTGGCCGACCCCGCACAGGTCGCGAAGTCCCGGCAGCTGCCGATGCGGTTCCTGTCCGCGTACCGGGCCGCACCGTCG from Cryptosporangium aurantiacum includes:
- a CDS encoding sensor histidine kinase codes for the protein MWATPERWWRRVWAGRDSVSRVDYYTRGTLYVIQASELLVLTLYLDGPRTWATSVGIALTLLHTGLCLTTLHTTITASVRETGIPRRLLGAATAFTVALGLLALLVPALLPPVAPGPSGRPEVDPAVPTIGALAVLLIAAASPVIRSSLVGLLGGLAGTLVGLVGIGRGLDSSDTVKLGTTTALMAITLGLGYQLSIWILRVIGDLAEAQQTRAALAVAEERLRFSRDLHDVLGSQLSAIAVKSELVAELARRGLPSVVDQAGEVRQLAHGALREVREVVSGYRRADLATELAGSASLLRAAGVECEPTSDGVPLDRAAQEALAWVVREAATNVLRHSEATRCDVVLRADARRAVLTVTNDGARAAESTDGNGLAGLRERLAARGGSLRVRSLPPDSFTLVAEVPLGGER
- a CDS encoding TROVE domain-containing protein — its product is MSKFNRNTVRPAANSPIVGETVASGVTYEGGPGFARDVKSELFLLAVTNMVGEDTFYEAGAKRDARYERLVRAATTADPDWTARFLRWLRGDANMRSASLVGAAAFAAERVQRRQPGMTRQVVASVLQRADEPGELLAYWTSRYGRSIPKPVKRGIADAVVRLYDERSLLKYDADTRGFRFGDVLELAHPSPRASWQGALFRYAIDRRHNRPNAIPDELSVLRARAELTALPVDERRAALDPERLRAAGMTWESVAGWLQGPMDAAAWTSLIPTMGYMALLRNLRNFDEAGVPDEAAAQVAARLADPAQVAKSRQLPMRFLSAYRAAPSLRWGKALESALAASLANVPALPGRTLVLVDRSGSMFDRMSARSELTRADAAALFGSALAVRAENPTLVEFGTRSREVRLPRGTSVLRMLERFGDLGGTNTASAVGKHYRKHDRVVIVTDEQVWGGRYGAEPTSVVPPNVPVYTWNLAGYRYGHGPSGVANRHTFGGLSDAAFRMLPLLEASTWPF
- a CDS encoding alpha/beta fold hydrolase, producing the protein MRAKRTAVLVGAAAVAGAAYYVRRQAQVDAEALTDPRLDAMAPVSPRAERTVRSTDGTAIHVAEYGPTDAPTVVLAHGWTCAIGFYTNQIRALSRDLHVVAYDLRGHGGSAVPGKGQFTTDALADDLAAVLEATVPDGRKAVVVGHSMGAMSIVALAAKHRGLLHRKVAAAMLANTGVTDLVTGSLLQPGPDGLRRLTAPVGRKLLASSLPLGRRPTAASMALMRYIGLAPSATPEQVAFCAHVVMETPRHVRGGFGATLASLDLRTAVPHLDVPATVVTGTLDRLTPARHGRRLAEDLPQARLVEIEGVGHMTPVEAPDVLEREIRSLVDAHLTAAA
- a CDS encoding ABC transporter ATP-binding protein; protein product: MTTSPDTAAVEVSDLRRRYHGGFEAVRGVSFTVRRGELVALLGTNGAGKTSTMEVIEGLARPSGGSVRVLGRDPIRDRTTVRPDVGIMLQSSGMPGDLTVAESLQLWAGTCTAPRPVDEAIELVRLTEKSGTAVKQLSGGEQRRLDLALAVLGRPKVLFLDEPTTGLDPESRRATWSLLATLLAEGTSMLLTTHYLEEAERLADRLVILHEGLVVAAGTVDDVVAAHPAQIRYHGLRPPTLVGNETVTVEGDRVTILTRSLQGSLTALLAWAAASQIELAHLAATPATLETAFLALSAERNGRLQSEIRDEVTV
- a CDS encoding ABC transporter permease codes for the protein MIQRLSALARAEMVLLRRNKVMLFNAVLFPVGLIGLLVASQNEATDPDAQAMLIGSFIAMTLLIVVYFNLLCAYVARREERVLVRLRAGECRDGEILTGTAIPTVVIALGQVAILVLAGLAALDLPVPAQPVVLLGAVLLGCLTFVGLALLTTLITRNVEAAQVTSLPLIAVCAIASGVFGRPDFLPELLMRVMPMTPMVELTQLGWLGTIPGEAETGVLEALPLPLAVGLAWAAVGILAARRWFRWQARA
- a CDS encoding hemerythrin domain-containing protein yields the protein MHQALRLRMTRLRESITDGEPREKLSTELGLFCLGFCTALNSHHRAEDGELFPRILAEHPGLAPVVAKLNEDHVLLGYLLTDLERAVATADADELLRHLDGIEAIMDSHFGFEERQITAVLDAMTTTDADIVRLLGAD
- a CDS encoding RloB family protein — protein: MTTRSRRPSSSLKRRTGFRRPRKTFVIYCEGRRTEPEYLEELKRDPEVRDAAAVDLRIQSSVKSSTPLALVQLAIEAKDRNTREQGEVDEFWCVFDVEWPQHHPGLIRAVETAQRAGISLAISNPCFEIWLVWHFRDHTSFIDTAGASRLRRACDGQDNKGVSSVHYMPHKHDASRRAKLVEERHRQNDVSFPNDNPSSGMHRLVDAVTSKGT
- a CDS encoding AAA family ATPase encodes the protein MEAAVLLRFAVSNHRSINEPVELSMVAVDDDREAARRFDLLNESVLTVAGIYGPNASGKSNVVDALAWLSAAVGRSLRAWDETIPREPFKFSSAAGLPTTFEAEMMVDGVRYAYQLELTDKEVTTEALYSYPERRQRLLFEREGLNIHFRRGLGSALSGVRELLTPTTLALSAAMRFREPDVSPFGHKLANVVVLGTRPRRPRTVDWYAYSSPVLYRASETERLFVESSDQRGRTQGLGLLRFADLGIDDVEVVEEAVDDAVDAPIRRQIRLVHRVEDQKIAFNLYDESEGTRTWFRLIGPVLRALKAGRTMLFDEIDASLHPRLSAKLLELFQDPRTNPSGAQLVFTSHDTSLLNHLNRDEVWLTDKGIRGATSLTPLSDFGGDKVRRSLNLEKAYLQGRFGAVPELDQQALKAYLGVQPQDPG
- a CDS encoding response regulator transcription factor, with translation MIRVLLADDEHLVRTALATLLDLDEELEVAAQAATGPEAVAMAMLHQPDVAVLDLQMPVLDGIAVATALQRDLPTCRTVILTSHGRPGYLKRALEVGVRGFLPKTTSGPVLATVIRSVHGGGRYVDPELAADAITAGDSPLTPREADVLELAAGGAPVEEIAQRASLSPGTVRNYLSSAAGKLGATNRHEAVATARRLGWI